In Glandiceps talaboti chromosome 14, keGlaTala1.1, whole genome shotgun sequence, a single genomic region encodes these proteins:
- the LOC144446008 gene encoding uncharacterized protein LOC144446008, whose protein sequence is MPELLEIQIDTFISRVMSFVCADEGNLHHMGFAINMGRATNRYFEMCGKRIASETDVELLIHRKVPMSELGLKKSYKMLIMCENKVSTTRIDFAYPQMVCQFSSAAKDSPFETDDHYITYGVSMVGISSILLTRAHVCKEMLERKEKCLMEEPVFAESHLFHRMCKHDDVDAFDLIPLITVYLAIKSVYLLDKKVNEQ, encoded by the exons ATGCCAGAATTGCTGGAAATACAAATTGATACGTTTATATCCAGGGTTATGTCCTTTGTATGCGCTGATGAAGGAAACCTACATCACATGGGCTTTGCAATAAA CATGGGAAGGGCTACAAATagatattttgaaatgtgtgGCAAGAGGATTGCTTCTGAAACTGACGTGGAACTATTAATTCACCGTAAAGTTCCTATGTCTGAGCTAGGCTTGAAGAAATCATACAAAATGTTGATCATGTGTGAG aACAAAGTCAGTACAACTAGAATAGACTTCGCATACCCTCAAATGGTTTGCCAGTTTTCATCAGCTGCCAAAGATTCACCATTTGAGACAGACgaccattatattacatatgGAGTATCTATGGTTGGTATTTCTTCTATACTTCTGACAAGAGCACATGTTTGTAAGGAAATGCTAGAGAGGAAAGAGAAGTGTCTTATGGAGGAACCAGTATTTGCTGAGTCTcatttgtttcatagaatgtgTAAGCATGACGATGTTGATGCTTTCGATCTTATCCCATTAATAACTGTGTACCTGGCAATTAAGAGTGTGTATCTACTTGATAAGAAAGTAAACGAACAATAG